In Anaerolineales bacterium, the following proteins share a genomic window:
- a CDS encoding GHMP kinase: MIIVQTPLRISFFGGGTDFPSYYMEEGGCVLSSAIDKYIFITVKKRFDAKLRIGYTRTEMVDSVDQIHHELIREALALTGVSNGIEVTTMGDIPSEGSGLGSSSTVTVGALQALYTYLSEIVSKERLAKEACEIEIEKLGKPIGIQDQYIAAYGDLRFFEFCTDGSVTAEKVALDADLKREFNDRFLLFFTGISRRADSVLTEQKSNIKDRKEVLREIKQIAYQAKSELQNGQLDSFGTLMHRTWELKKRMAGQISNGMIDDMYDAARNAGAVGGKITGAGGGGFILLYAPHEKHRAVRTALNGLQELPFQLESDGSKVIFNYKR, from the coding sequence TTGATCATCGTACAAACGCCGTTGCGCATCAGTTTCTTTGGCGGAGGCACTGATTTCCCCTCGTACTATATGGAAGAGGGCGGATGCGTCTTAAGCTCCGCCATTGATAAATATATTTTTATTACCGTCAAGAAACGTTTCGACGCCAAATTACGCATAGGCTATACCCGGACCGAGATGGTGGATTCGGTGGATCAGATTCACCATGAATTGATCCGAGAGGCGTTAGCGCTCACAGGGGTGTCCAACGGTATCGAAGTGACCACCATGGGCGATATCCCCTCGGAAGGCTCAGGATTAGGATCCTCCAGCACGGTCACTGTTGGCGCTTTGCAAGCGTTGTACACCTATTTGAGCGAGATTGTGTCGAAAGAACGGCTTGCAAAAGAAGCCTGCGAAATCGAGATCGAAAAGCTTGGAAAGCCCATCGGTATTCAAGACCAATACATTGCCGCCTACGGTGACTTGCGTTTCTTCGAGTTTTGCACGGACGGAAGCGTAACTGCCGAGAAAGTGGCGCTCGATGCCGACTTGAAACGTGAGTTCAACGATCGTTTTCTGCTCTTTTTTACGGGCATCAGCCGCCGCGCGGATAGCGTTTTGACTGAGCAAAAGAGCAATATCAAAGACCGGAAGGAAGTTCTTAGGGAAATCAAGCAAATCGCCTATCAAGCAAAGTCCGAATTGCAGAACGGGCAACTTGATTCGTTCGGCACGCTGATGCACCGCACCTGGGAATTGAAAAAACGCATGGCGGGACAGATCAGCAACGGAATGATCGACGATATGTATGATGCCGCCCGGAATGCCGGTGCTGTCGGAGGAAAGATCACCGGCGCGGGCGGCGGAGGTTTTATCTTGTTGTATGCGCCGCATGAAAAGCACCGGGCTGTCCGAACCGCTTTAAACGGATTGCAGGAACTGCCGTTCCAATTGGAATCGGATGGGAGCAAGGTGATCTTTAATTACAAAAGATAG
- a CDS encoding SIS domain-containing protein: MEQIKSYIETLTETVNQLPVGRIAQVVEILQAARLSRRKIFIMGNGGSASTASHFVCDLAKNTRHPGLPHFRVIGLTDNMAIFSAYANDEGYENVFATQLANLVEAGDIVIAISASGNSANVLKAVEEARNHAAVTIGFTGFDGGRLGSLVDVQVHVNSHIIEHVEDIHLALEHMIVKTLKDTANEDAEFSVATEKEPAVG; this comes from the coding sequence ATGGAACAGATCAAATCGTACATAGAAACGCTGACGGAAACCGTGAATCAACTCCCAGTGGGGCGCATCGCTCAGGTTGTGGAGATCCTCCAAGCCGCGCGCTTGTCCCGCAGGAAAATCTTCATTATGGGTAACGGAGGCTCCGCCTCGACCGCCTCTCATTTTGTGTGCGACCTAGCCAAGAATACCCGCCACCCCGGCTTACCTCACTTCCGCGTAATCGGCTTGACCGATAACATGGCGATCTTTTCCGCCTATGCCAACGATGAAGGTTATGAGAATGTTTTTGCGACACAGTTGGCAAATCTGGTCGAGGCAGGCGATATCGTGATCGCAATTTCCGCCAGCGGAAACTCAGCCAACGTACTGAAAGCGGTCGAGGAAGCGCGCAATCACGCCGCAGTGACTATCGGTTTTACCGGCTTTGATGGAGGTCGCCTCGGTTCGCTGGTTGACGTTCAAGTGCATGTGAACAGCCATATCATTGAACACGTGGAAGACATTCACTTGGCGCTTGAGCATATGATCGTTAAAACATTGAAAGATACCGCGAACGAGGATGCGGAATTTTCTGTCGCAACGGAAAAAGAGCCGGCTGTGGGTTGA
- a CDS encoding HAD family hydrolase, which yields MFPAVFLDRDGVLIENRADYIREWSQVSVYPKTYFSLKGIQNAGYKIVIVTNQSAVGRGLITLQTANEINQRLVDLFRENHIQVSGVYLCPHCPDDNCECRKPKPGMLLQAVRELSLDLNRSWLVGDAWSDVLAGEAVSLRGEILVKTGRGLDQLNLSKPENLKSCSIAEDLAEAVQIIQAKTAG from the coding sequence ATGTTTCCTGCCGTTTTTCTAGACCGCGATGGCGTGCTGATCGAGAACCGCGCCGACTATATTCGGGAATGGTCTCAGGTTTCGGTCTATCCCAAGACGTATTTTTCGTTAAAAGGTATACAAAACGCCGGTTACAAAATCGTCATTGTGACCAACCAATCTGCCGTGGGACGCGGGTTGATCACCTTGCAGACCGCCAACGAGATCAATCAAAGACTGGTGGATTTGTTTCGCGAGAACCATATTCAAGTAAGCGGGGTTTATCTCTGCCCGCATTGCCCAGACGATAACTGCGAATGCCGCAAGCCTAAACCGGGTATGCTCTTGCAAGCCGTACGGGAATTATCTCTCGATCTCAACCGCTCCTGGCTGGTCGGCGATGCTTGGAGCGATGTGTTGGCAGGGGAGGCAGTCAGTCTGCGCGGGGAAATTCTGGTAAAAACAGGCCGGGGTCTCGATCAATTGAATCTATCAAAGCCAGAGAACCTCAAATCCTGCTCTATCGCGGAAGACCTTGCTGAAGCCGTTCAGATCATTCAAGCGAAAACGGCTGGCTAG
- a CDS encoding acyltransferase produces the protein MLANIRLYLSRQASSVTRYFYEQFFIVLLGWIPTIIGVAVRSVLYKLILKMDGFAAIENNVRLRFANFIRLGHGSYLDYGTYLHACPSGIEIGSGTIVMHGAVLHVYNFRGLPNSGIRIGRDSLVGEYSIIRGQGGVQIGDRVYTSPFTQIIAVNHVFDDPNRPFVEQGITAEGIVIEDDVWLGAGAVITDGVRVGKGAIVAAGAVVTQDVPAHTVVGGVPAKPIRTIDGSASKPDRRIYHL, from the coding sequence ATGCTGGCAAACATCCGCTTATATCTCAGCCGTCAGGCATCCTCGGTCACAAGATATTTCTACGAACAATTTTTCATCGTCCTGTTGGGGTGGATCCCCACAATCATTGGGGTCGCCGTCCGCAGTGTTCTGTACAAACTGATTTTGAAAATGGACGGCTTCGCCGCGATCGAAAACAATGTGCGACTACGGTTTGCAAATTTCATCCGCTTGGGACACGGCTCGTATCTTGACTACGGGACGTATTTGCACGCCTGCCCCAGCGGAATCGAAATCGGGAGCGGGACGATCGTGATGCACGGCGCGGTCCTGCATGTGTATAACTTTCGCGGCTTGCCTAATTCTGGAATCAGAATCGGACGCGATAGTTTGGTGGGTGAGTACTCCATCATCCGTGGGCAGGGCGGCGTGCAGATCGGCGACCGAGTCTATACCTCGCCGTTCACGCAGATCATCGCGGTAAACCATGTCTTCGACGACCCGAACCGCCCATTTGTTGAACAAGGCATCACGGCGGAAGGAATTGTGATCGAGGATGATGTCTGGTTGGGGGCGGGTGCGGTCATCACGGACGGGGTGCGTGTGGGCAAGGGCGCGATCGTTGCGGCGGGCGCGGTCGTCACCCAGGATGTGCCAGCTCACACCGTGGTCGGAGGCGTGCCTGCCAAGCCGATCCGCACGATTGACGGCAGCGCGTCCAAGCCGGACCGTCGAATTTATCATTTGTAA
- a CDS encoding glycosyltransferase, protein MTILSVVIPAYNEEDGITEIAERVLAVKPALKKAGVKQLELLVVDDGSRDRTAAVASKIKGVTLIRHPQNKGYGAALKTGFSQAKGELIGFLDADGTYPPEYFPKLCQVAMNGHDLVIGSRMAGEKSQMPLVRRVGNFIFATLLTVLGRHRVTDSASGMRVFKREILEHIYPLPDGLNLTPVMSTRALHEGIQIEEVPIPYSERVGRSKLSAIRDGRIFLQSMVWTAMSYNPVRILGLIGLAALGISGLVALGLIIARANGITTLSAVGVTALFLGMISTVAGINVFALGITFNYLVALFYKKPIRQGLFGKPIFKTPLDQHFGWMGILAILIGFAIGVASLVLGLQGWEIEKLWFYLLGSAMIFLVGIQLVVYWLLLRILEELSQREALTKQDMGR, encoded by the coding sequence ATGACGATATTATCGGTTGTCATACCTGCGTATAACGAAGAAGACGGAATCACCGAGATTGCCGAGCGCGTGCTTGCGGTCAAACCTGCCTTGAAGAAAGCGGGCGTCAAACAATTGGAGTTGCTAGTTGTGGACGACGGCTCGCGCGACCGCACTGCGGCTGTCGCATCGAAGATCAAAGGTGTGACGTTGATTCGTCATCCGCAGAACAAAGGGTATGGCGCGGCGTTAAAGACTGGCTTCTCGCAAGCGAAGGGCGAATTGATCGGGTTTTTAGACGCCGACGGCACATACCCGCCGGAATATTTTCCAAAACTTTGTCAGGTAGCGATGAACGGACACGATCTCGTCATTGGCTCGCGCATGGCGGGGGAGAAGAGTCAGATGCCCCTTGTCCGACGCGTGGGGAACTTCATCTTCGCCACCTTGCTTACCGTTCTCGGCAGGCATCGTGTCACCGATAGCGCGAGCGGGATGCGCGTCTTCAAGCGTGAGATTTTGGAACATATCTACCCTTTGCCTGACGGTTTGAATCTCACCCCCGTGATGAGCACGCGCGCCCTGCATGAAGGCATTCAGATCGAAGAAGTGCCGATTCCCTACAGCGAACGGGTCGGCAGGTCGAAATTGAGCGCGATCCGCGACGGGCGCATCTTTTTGCAGAGCATGGTGTGGACCGCGATGTCCTATAACCCGGTGCGCATCCTCGGGTTGATCGGACTCGCGGCGTTAGGAATCTCCGGGTTGGTGGCTCTGGGTTTGATCATCGCAAGAGCGAACGGAATTACAACATTGAGCGCAGTTGGAGTTACGGCGTTATTTTTAGGAATGATCTCGACGGTGGCGGGCATCAATGTTTTTGCGCTAGGTATTACATTCAATTACCTCGTTGCGCTTTTTTATAAAAAACCCATTAGACAAGGCTTGTTCGGCAAGCCGATTTTCAAAACGCCGCTCGATCAACATTTCGGCTGGATGGGCATCCTTGCGATCCTGATCGGCTTTGCCATTGGCGTCGCCAGTCTTGTGCTTGGTCTGCAGGGTTGGGAGATCGAAAAGTTGTGGTTCTATTTGCTGGGCAGCGCCATGATCTTTCTGGTGGGTATTCAGCTGGTTGTGTATTGGCTGTTGTTGCGTATCCTTGAAGAACTGAGTCAGCGCGAAGCGTTGACAAAACAGGATATGGGTAGATAG
- a CDS encoding radical SAM protein — translation MDDKELDVKSVNLGARNIPKLRTADFPNADEIVHDGLLAASRSPEAVDIMLVNPPTPDGGLWIRTQHRVGRRTRENMVWPQVSLAQMAALLHPVYKVKVVDCNAERMGWPEFTELLDKYQPKYYLTQMTAPTLENDIYGCFLAHARGAKTIAFGTHITPIPVETMRPYPSLDFALVGEPDLTIRDLLDHLEGKIGERSPEIVQMFNKHDPMYKTSLNEDGSVNMHGIKGIAWRKNGEIILNFPRPFIADLDDMPIPMHELLPLQSYRMPLIKGAFTFIVTSRGCPAGCTYCIKHVSYQYATRLRSPKKIMEELWYLKKLGINNIHMYADLFTVSRDQVVELCKMMIDEKIGIKWTSNSRVDYVDEEMLMLMGKAGCRLISWGIESGNEQILKHARKGAYPDKAERALRWAKKAGIMNWGYFIIGLPGETEETIRQTIDFAKKLPLDIALFHVAAPYPGTPFFFEVVKNKWFRPGTRWEQVDMDKGTVLDYPNMPAERLLYWQKRAFREWAFRPGPVFTYLKMLMYDWSTMKTALNVGLQHLFWASSDEGAPVGGAG, via the coding sequence ATGGACGACAAAGAACTAGATGTTAAATCTGTAAATCTCGGCGCGCGAAATATACCGAAATTACGCACGGCGGATTTTCCCAATGCGGACGAAATCGTCCACGATGGGTTGCTCGCCGCTTCACGCTCCCCTGAGGCTGTTGACATCATGCTGGTGAATCCTCCCACCCCCGACGGCGGGTTGTGGATCCGCACACAGCATCGAGTTGGTCGGCGCACGCGCGAGAACATGGTGTGGCCCCAAGTTTCGCTGGCGCAGATGGCGGCGTTACTGCACCCCGTCTATAAAGTGAAAGTTGTGGACTGTAACGCGGAGCGAATGGGCTGGCCCGAATTCACAGAGTTGTTGGATAAATACCAACCGAAATATTATCTGACGCAAATGACCGCGCCGACTCTTGAGAACGACATTTATGGTTGTTTCCTTGCTCACGCGCGCGGGGCGAAAACGATCGCCTTTGGGACGCACATCACACCCATCCCGGTGGAAACGATGCGTCCGTACCCCAGCCTTGATTTTGCCCTCGTCGGCGAACCCGACCTCACCATCCGCGATCTGCTCGATCACCTTGAAGGGAAGATTGGCGAGCGCTCGCCTGAGATCGTGCAAATGTTCAACAAGCATGACCCGATGTATAAAACATCGTTGAACGAGGACGGCAGTGTGAACATGCACGGCATCAAAGGCATTGCGTGGCGCAAGAACGGCGAGATCATCCTCAACTTTCCGCGTCCTTTCATTGCGGATTTGGACGATATGCCGATCCCCATGCACGAGTTACTTCCGTTGCAATCATATCGAATGCCGTTGATCAAAGGCGCGTTCACGTTTATCGTTACCAGCCGCGGTTGTCCTGCTGGTTGTACGTATTGCATCAAGCATGTCAGTTATCAATATGCCACGCGCCTGCGCTCGCCGAAAAAGATCATGGAAGAATTGTGGTATTTGAAAAAGCTCGGCATTAACAACATTCACATGTATGCGGACTTGTTCACCGTCTCGCGCGATCAGGTGGTTGAACTCTGCAAAATGATGATTGACGAAAAGATCGGCATTAAGTGGACTTCCAACAGCCGCGTGGATTACGTGGATGAGGAGATGTTGATGTTGATGGGTAAAGCCGGTTGCCGCTTGATCTCGTGGGGCATCGAAAGCGGGAACGAACAGATTCTCAAGCACGCGCGCAAGGGAGCCTATCCAGACAAGGCGGAACGCGCGCTCCGTTGGGCGAAGAAAGCCGGCATCATGAACTGGGGTTACTTCATCATTGGTTTGCCCGGTGAGACCGAAGAGACCATCCGCCAGACCATTGACTTCGCCAAGAAATTGCCGCTGGATATTGCCTTATTCCACGTTGCCGCTCCATACCCCGGTACGCCGTTCTTCTTTGAAGTGGTCAAGAACAAATGGTTCCGTCCCGGCACCCGCTGGGAGCAGGTGGATATGGATAAAGGCACGGTCTTGGATTACCCCAACATGCCCGCCGAAAGATTATTATATTGGCAGAAGCGCGCCTTCCGTGAATGGGCGTTCCGTCCGGGGCCGGTGTTCACTTATCTCAAAATGTTGATGTACGATTGGTCAACGATGAAGACGGCTCTGAATGTGGGTTTGCAACACTTGTTCTGGGCATCCTCCGATGAAGGCGCGCCGGTCGGCGGGGCAGGGTAA
- a CDS encoding O-antigen ligase family protein — protein sequence MNVTSWRATVNSRRFALTELCIVAIGGAALCFNPSVGIWAIAFSLIPWGFRFVVGAPPFRRTRLDLLVAVFLLTAVVGAWASYDQLSASRKLYLIIEAVILYYTLSSQPNDNVVWVSAAFFCIGVGVAGYFFLTHDFVSVPRKIELVNLIGRGIMWLRPEIGWRAMHPNYVAGIAAMMAPFGFYLLSQRQNSKFNKLIVLGLLVIASALVMTTSRGILMAIFAALGVLLIWIGIKFAATLFRRSYDAVFPSSAIFYLLAVAILIYVGPAQSVSSMSTTGVYGNGSRAELFMRSLYLAADFPIIGGGLASFPGLYSQYILGIPIYYLPNSHNMFLDVFIEQGMFGGAAFLVIYLIGIWRVSKNIATRTSHINNLYNWVALTSLIVAFVHGMVDDYLYQGTSAVLSLALPGIVLNPYISQPVSESVNYPYRRAIIKFAAIGITLAVLITFFQKTIRSVWYSNLGAVQMARVELSGFPTNQWADPSIVERMQDAETSLLASVEADPSNRTANHRLGLIAMLRQDFHSAEVYLSNAYRESPRHRGIVKSLGYCRVWVGDFDNAQFVLAEFPEAKAELDAYVWWWQVHGRSDLSKRASAMRILLGAAHETVLP from the coding sequence ATGAACGTGACATCGTGGCGTGCGACGGTCAATAGCCGTAGGTTTGCGCTTACTGAACTGTGCATCGTAGCGATCGGTGGGGCGGCTTTGTGTTTCAATCCGAGTGTAGGGATTTGGGCAATCGCCTTTTCGCTGATCCCTTGGGGATTTCGGTTTGTAGTTGGCGCACCCCCATTTCGGCGCACACGACTCGATCTGCTCGTCGCGGTCTTTTTGTTGACTGCGGTTGTAGGGGCTTGGGCATCGTATGACCAGTTGTCCGCCTCGCGCAAGTTGTATCTGATAATCGAAGCAGTAATTCTCTATTACACATTGTCCTCCCAGCCGAATGATAACGTGGTTTGGGTTTCAGCGGCTTTCTTCTGCATCGGCGTCGGTGTGGCGGGATACTTTTTCCTAACCCATGATTTTGTCTCTGTGCCACGCAAGATCGAACTTGTTAATTTAATTGGGCGAGGAATCATGTGGCTGCGACCAGAGATCGGCTGGAGAGCGATGCATCCCAACTATGTAGCGGGAATTGCCGCAATGATGGCGCCGTTCGGGTTCTATCTCCTTTCTCAACGCCAAAATTCAAAATTCAATAAATTGATCGTGTTAGGATTGCTCGTGATCGCCTCGGCGTTGGTCATGACCACTTCACGCGGAATCTTGATGGCGATTTTCGCCGCGCTGGGAGTTCTCCTGATATGGATCGGTATAAAATTTGCCGCCACACTATTTCGGCGAAGCTACGATGCGGTTTTCCCGTCTAGTGCGATATTTTATCTGCTTGCCGTCGCGATCCTCATTTACGTTGGACCTGCACAATCGGTAAGCAGCATGTCTACAACCGGTGTGTACGGCAATGGAAGCCGCGCCGAATTATTTATGCGCAGTTTGTATCTAGCGGCAGACTTTCCCATCATCGGAGGGGGGTTAGCGTCTTTTCCCGGGCTATACTCGCAATATATTCTCGGTATTCCGATTTATTATTTACCCAATTCGCACAATATGTTCCTTGATGTGTTTATCGAGCAGGGAATGTTTGGCGGCGCAGCCTTCCTAGTCATATATCTGATCGGCATTTGGCGAGTTTCAAAGAATATTGCAACCAGAACAAGTCATATTAACAATCTGTATAATTGGGTAGCGCTGACGTCTTTGATAGTAGCCTTTGTGCATGGTATGGTAGATGATTATCTCTATCAAGGCACGAGCGCGGTCCTATCACTGGCTTTGCCGGGCATTGTTCTCAACCCATATATTTCGCAACCGGTATCTGAAAGTGTAAACTACCCCTACCGCAGAGCTATAATCAAATTTGCGGCCATTGGTATTACGCTGGCGGTATTGATCACCTTCTTTCAAAAGACCATACGATCCGTGTGGTATTCGAATCTTGGCGCAGTGCAAATGGCGCGCGTGGAACTGAGCGGATTTCCAACGAACCAGTGGGCGGATCCGTCAATTGTCGAGCGGATGCAGGATGCTGAAACATCGCTTCTCGCCTCTGTGGAGGCTGACCCCTCCAATCGGACAGCGAATCACCGCCTCGGCCTGATCGCTATGCTGCGACAGGACTTTCATTCCGCCGAGGTATACTTATCGAATGCATACCGTGAGTCGCCGCGTCATCGCGGCATCGTCAAGTCCTTGGGGTATTGCCGTGTTTGGGTTGGCGATTTCGATAACGCGCAATTTGTTCTTGCTGAGTTTCCTGAAGCAAAGGCTGAGCTTGATGCTTATGTATGGTGGTGGCAGGTTCACGGGAGAAGCGACTTGTCTAAACGCGCCTCTGCCATGCGTATTTTGTTGGGCGCTGCTCATGAGACAGTTTTGCCCTGA
- a CDS encoding sialidase family protein produces the protein MKSTLLRISLLTIFLVTLLFGLPRGQVLNVQAQTDSEWSTPINLSNSGASSAPSIVVDSTGVVHVIWKDTLDGYKYTKSTDGVEWTAPIKVSFPFSPQAGDPSDLEAADIHLRMVADTAGLIHLFWIQPKDLSNKNTLYVLYYARTSSTVLSQPLSWDAVYVVAESVLDFDVAADTSNVIHLSYVSNYGTDKDPAGIFYRRMDDWVWAPPVRLYSSQYFRTLTLENSHVRLAVAGGGHTAEVYTVWDDRPAKRTFMAKSSDGGVNWQDAAQLRGPDDVTGLALPYNINVSATGKNVLLTWQLGQPGSLCSQYSQWSTDGGQTISDPIRIFDKLNTCPSDGMFIGKTPDYFLMMLDLFGDLSLVAWNGSEWSVLQSQVELNAFTNPLTLNDVILGCRKLTQHADTIFVVGCDQSGSSDIWFRSRKIGALQDWFPPPSTWAGPVTVTEVTQEIASNASVTDDSGSLHMMWIQNLSGNNGASAASVQYARWSDGKWSKPTNIITGLDGASEQLTAALDGQGNILLSWVQGINGDIYFSRAISEKAYLASEWSPALRVPSLSELNSTPDFLTDASGRIALVYSIPFNENRGIYLIQSDDHGRNWSQPIRIFDAVDMDWDSVTAPKIELSQDGHLHLLITRISLKEGIQKASLYYLTSMDGGSSWTTPEVVSERSVGWSDILYLGNNVLYRLWQERNGDEIHVFGEVSTNGGQTWAGTLKVSGTNADQTVFALSKDENNQLYLMQSSPMGLELVSQESKWDGVQWTLQEAGVASLNRIPDRYFVSSGITSDRVLHLIIAVDYKGAGGDVENEILHYSRTLEPLNAGSAAETLLIPDIVSPSANDLVQISDTTVTTITPSVPVTPTRGSPLEGIEKSSNNRVRNMIGFGLLVGVVVLALIIIRPKLKRKPKE, from the coding sequence ATGAAATCAACTCTTTTGCGTATCTCACTATTGACTATCTTTCTCGTTACACTCCTGTTTGGCCTACCGCGCGGTCAAGTTTTGAACGTGCAAGCTCAAACGGATTCTGAGTGGTCCACCCCGATTAATTTGTCCAATTCAGGGGCGTCCTCTGCTCCCTCAATAGTGGTTGACAGCACAGGAGTGGTGCATGTGATTTGGAAGGACACATTGGATGGGTACAAATATACAAAAAGTACAGATGGAGTCGAGTGGACTGCGCCAATAAAAGTGTCCTTCCCATTTAGCCCCCAGGCTGGCGATCCTTCTGATCTTGAAGCCGCTGATATTCATCTGAGAATGGTTGCTGATACAGCTGGTTTGATACATTTGTTTTGGATACAACCGAAAGATCTATCTAACAAGAATACCTTGTACGTACTGTATTACGCACGCACATCGTCAACTGTTCTCTCTCAACCGTTGAGTTGGGATGCGGTATATGTGGTTGCCGAATCGGTGCTGGATTTCGATGTTGCTGCAGATACTAGCAACGTGATTCACCTTAGCTATGTAAGCAATTATGGAACAGATAAAGATCCTGCGGGTATTTTTTATCGTCGGATGGATGATTGGGTGTGGGCCCCACCGGTGCGATTGTATTCATCGCAATATTTTCGTACCCTGACTTTGGAGAATTCTCATGTGCGCCTTGCTGTTGCGGGAGGGGGACATACGGCAGAAGTTTATACGGTATGGGATGACCGTCCCGCTAAGCGTACCTTTATGGCGAAATCTTCGGATGGCGGCGTGAATTGGCAGGATGCAGCTCAACTCAGGGGTCCGGATGATGTCACAGGTCTGGCCTTACCTTACAACATCAATGTAAGCGCAACCGGGAAAAATGTATTGTTAACCTGGCAGTTGGGGCAGCCCGGTTCATTATGTTCGCAATATAGCCAGTGGTCAACGGATGGAGGGCAAACCATTTCTGATCCCATTCGCATCTTTGACAAATTAAATACCTGCCCGAGCGACGGGATGTTCATTGGAAAAACCCCCGATTACTTTTTAATGATGTTGGATTTGTTTGGCGATTTGTCATTGGTTGCCTGGAATGGCTCTGAGTGGAGTGTATTACAGTCTCAGGTTGAGTTGAACGCGTTTACCAACCCGCTTACGCTCAACGATGTTATTTTGGGTTGTCGGAAGTTAACCCAGCATGCAGATACGATATTCGTCGTTGGTTGTGATCAAAGCGGTAGCAGCGATATCTGGTTCAGGAGTAGGAAAATCGGCGCTCTCCAGGATTGGTTTCCACCGCCATCCACTTGGGCAGGACCTGTTACGGTGACCGAAGTAACGCAGGAAATCGCATCAAACGCCTCGGTGACCGATGATAGTGGCAGTTTGCATATGATGTGGATCCAAAATTTGTCAGGGAATAATGGTGCGAGCGCTGCATCTGTTCAATACGCGCGTTGGAGCGACGGGAAATGGTCCAAGCCAACGAACATTATCACAGGCCTGGACGGTGCTTCTGAGCAGTTGACAGCGGCATTGGATGGACAAGGCAATATTTTGCTCTCCTGGGTACAGGGAATTAATGGGGATATCTACTTCAGCCGGGCAATCAGTGAGAAAGCCTATCTTGCATCAGAGTGGTCGCCTGCGTTGCGAGTGCCTTCGTTATCTGAACTGAACTCTACTCCTGACTTCCTGACGGATGCGTCCGGTAGGATTGCCTTGGTTTATTCCATCCCATTTAATGAGAATCGAGGGATCTATCTTATCCAGTCCGACGATCATGGTAGAAATTGGTCTCAGCCCATAAGAATTTTCGACGCCGTGGACATGGATTGGGACTCGGTAACTGCACCGAAGATCGAACTCTCTCAAGATGGCCACCTTCATTTGCTGATTACGCGGATTTCACTCAAGGAGGGAATTCAGAAGGCAAGCCTTTACTACTTGACGTCCATGGATGGTGGATCATCCTGGACCACTCCTGAGGTGGTTAGCGAACGTAGTGTTGGATGGAGCGATATTCTTTATCTTGGAAATAACGTCTTATATCGATTATGGCAAGAACGGAACGGAGATGAGATTCATGTGTTTGGCGAGGTTTCAACAAACGGAGGCCAGACTTGGGCTGGTACTCTGAAAGTTTCGGGAACTAACGCAGATCAGACAGTTTTTGCACTGAGCAAAGATGAAAACAATCAGTTATACCTAATGCAATCATCTCCGATGGGACTTGAACTTGTATCTCAAGAAAGCAAATGGGATGGTGTGCAATGGACTTTGCAGGAGGCTGGAGTTGCATCTTTGAATCGCATACCAGATCGCTATTTTGTATCCTCTGGAATTACATCTGATCGAGTTTTGCATCTCATAATCGCGGTGGATTATAAAGGTGCGGGCGGAGATGTGGAAAACGAAATCTTGCATTATAGCCGGACGCTTGAACCGTTGAACGCTGGGTCCGCGGCGGAGACTTTGCTCATCCCGGATATTGTTTCTCCTAGCGCAAATGATCTTGTACAGATTTCCGACACAACTGTTACAACTATTACGCCTAGTGTACCTGTTACACCGACGCGCGGTTCCCCTTTGGAAGGAATCGAGAAGTCATCTAACAACCGTGTAAGAAACATGATAGGTTTTGGGCTTCTTGTTGGCGTTGTAGTTCTGGCGCTCATCATCATACGGCCTAAGTTAAAAAGAAAACCAAAAGAATGA